One Siniperca chuatsi isolate FFG_IHB_CAS linkage group LG3, ASM2008510v1, whole genome shotgun sequence genomic region harbors:
- the LOC122873110 gene encoding E3 ubiquitin-protein ligase TRIM21-like isoform X1 has product MAAVNYLRSEDQFLCSICLDVFTDPVTILCGHNFCKNCITQHWDTTDQCQCPACAKLFHIRPELRVNTFISEMAAQFRQSAQQEASISRSETQVSKPGEVPCDVCTGTKLKALKSCLVCLVSYCETHLEPHLIASGLKRHQLIDPVENLEDRMCTKHDKPLELFCKTDQTCVCVLCPVLDHKTHEFVPLKEEYKEKKAELGKTEAEIQQMIQERRLKIQEIKRSVDLGKEDADREIAEGVQVFTSLKESVERGQANLIHTIKEKQKTTEKQAEAFIKELEEEISELMKIRTEVEQLSHSEDHLHLLQSFQSLNTHHPPPTKDWTEVSIHPPSYEGSVVRAVAQLEETLSKQMKKLLKAELKRVQQYAVDVTLDPDAANPELILSDDGKQVNHGDVKKNLPDNPERFSTSLCVLGKQSFSSGRFYFEVQVQGKTEWDFGVCRESINRKGLITLSPEDGYWAIWLRNGNEYEALDDPDVRLSLKSQPQKVGVFVDYEEGLVSFYDVEAAALIYCFTGCSFTEKLFPYFNPGLNDGGKNSPPLVLSPE; this is encoded by the coding sequence ATGGCTGCTGTGAACTATCTGCGATCTGAAGATCAGTTTCTGTGCTCCATCTGTCTGGATGTGTTCACTGATCCTGTCACCATACTATGTGGACACAACTTCTGCAAAAACTGCATCACTCAACACTGGGATACTACTGACCAATGCCAGTGTCCCGCATGTGCAAAGCTTTTCCACATAAGACCTGAGCTGCGGGTCAATACTTTTATCTCTGAGATGGCTGCTCAGTTCAGACAGTCAGCTCAACAGGAAGCCAGCATCAGTCGCTCAGAGACACAAGTGTCCAAACCAGGAGAAGTTCCCTGTGACGTCTGCACTGGAACCAAACTGAAGGCCTTGaagtcctgcctggtgtgtctggTCTCCTACTGTGAGACTCACCTGGAGCCTCATCTGATAGCTTCAGGCCTGAAAAGACATCAGCTGATCGACCCTGTGGAGAACCTGGAAGACAGGATGTGTACGAAGCACGATAAACCTCTGGAGCTGTTCTGTAAGACCGACCAGACATGTGTCTGCGTGCTCTGCCCTGTTTTagaccacaagacacatgagttTGTTCCTCTGAAGGAAGAATATAAAGAGAAGAAGGCCGAGCTGGGGAAGACAGAGGCTGAAATTCAGCAGATGATCCAGGAGAGACGACTGAAGATTCAGGAGATCAAACGCTCGGTTGACCTCGGTAaggaagatgcagacagagagatcgCAGAAGGTGTTCAGGTCTTCACTTCTCTGAAGGAGTCTGTTGAGAGAGGCCAGGCCAATCTCATCCACACGatcaaagagaagcagaaaacaacagaaaaacaggcTGAAGCTTTCATCAAAGAGCTGGAAGAGGAAATCTCTGAGCTGATGAAGATAAGgactgaggtggagcagctctcacaCTCTGAAGAccacctccatcttctccagagTTTCCAGTCCCTAAACACCCACCACCCGCCACCCACCAAGGACTGGACAGAGGTCAGCATCCATCCACCATCATATGAGGGGTCTGTGGTGAGAGCTGTGgctcagctggaggagacactcagtaaacagatgaagaagctgCTTAAAGCAGAGCTGAAGAGGGTCCAGCAGTATGCAGTGGATGTGACTCTTGATCCTGATGCAGCAAATCCTGAACTCATCCTGTCTGATGATGGGAAACAAGTGAATCATGGTGATGTAAAGAAGAATCTCCCAGACAACCCAGAAAGATTTTCTACGAGTCTCTGTGTTTTAGGAAAGCAGAGTTTCTCTTCAGGCAGATTTTACTTTGAGGTTCAGGTTCAAGGAAAGACTGAATGGGATTTTGGAGTGTGCAGAGAGTCGATCAACAGGAAGGGACTAATCACACTGAGCCCTGAGGATGGTTACTGGGCGATATGGTTGAGGAATGGAAATGAGTATGAAGCTCTTGATGACCCTGATGTCCgtctctctctgaagtctcAGCCTCAGAAGGTGGGGGTGTTTGTGGATTATGAGGAGGGTCTGGTCTCCTTTTATGACGTAGAAGCTGCAGCTCTTATCTACTGCTTTACTGGCTGCTccttcactgagaaactcttCCCATACTTCAACCCAGGTCTGAATGATGGTGGCAAAAATTCTCCCCCACTGGTCCTCTCTCCTGAGTAG